One window of Quercus robur chromosome 12, dhQueRobu3.1, whole genome shotgun sequence genomic DNA carries:
- the LOC126709814 gene encoding EID1-like F-box protein 3, which translates to MSANANTRLRPSRGSESDESGIINERVLVLIFESIKWDIHTLCSTSSVNRKLRAIANRLLWRELCVHRAPRMVSTLASGSTNNRIGGGWHALAKLLFFCCGSESTRNFKLSRDLPGHFVKASRFSKTSGRSFLSKKCRGDLLYVSDPCEHPNPSGGGKEDDLGVYRGVFKGFLKSRTRACLIGRQVELEEKVRCPFCGAPVWSMTSARLVPKSAARRLGSHHGGLEYFVCVNGHLHGSCWLVPLSSDEDEDDLDLDLDDDVDGDDEDETGAHEVDHMVVSGSASSREEN; encoded by the coding sequence ATGAGTGCCAACGCTAACACGCGACTCCGACCGAGTCGAGGCTCCGAGTCGGACGAGTCAGGCATTATCAACGAGCGAGTCCTGGTTTTGATCTTCGAGTCGATCAAATGGGACATACATACTCTGTGTTCGACTTCCTCAGTGAACCGGAAGCTACGGGCCATAGCGAACCGGCTTCTCTGGCGCGAGCTCTGCGTTCATCGCGCTCCGAGAATGGTATCCACATTGGCCAGCGGGTCGACCAACAACCGGATCGGCGGTGGATGGCACGCGCTGGCGAAGCTCCTTTTCTTCTGCTGCGGGAGCGAGTCGACTCGGAATTTCAAGCTGAGTCGGGACTTGCCGGGTCACTTCGTGAAGGCCTCGCGGTTTTCGAAAACTTCGGGTCGGAGTTTTCTGAGCAAGAAATGCCGGGGCGATTTGTTGTACGTTAGTGACCCGTGTGAGCACCCGAACCCGAGTGGCGGTGGCAAGGAAGATGATTTGGGGGTTTATAGAGGGGTATTTAAGGGATTCTTGAAATCGAGGACGAGAGCGTGTTTGATCGGACGGCAGGTAGAGCTCGAGGAAAAGGTGAGGTGTCCTTTTTGTGGGGCCCCAGTGTGGAGCATGACTTCGGCTCGGCTTGTTCCCAAAAGCGCGGCTCGGCGGCTCGGCTCACATCACGGTGGATTGGAGTACTTTGTCTGTGTTAATGGGCATTTGCATGGTTCGTGCTGGCTCGTCCCTCTGTCGTccgatgaggatgaggatgatcttgatcttgatcttgatgatGACGTGGACGGTGACGATGAGGATGAAACTGGGGCCCATGAGGTTGATCACATGGTGGTTAGTGGGAGTGCGAGTTCACGAGAGGAAAATTAA